CTGTCCCACAGAGGAGCTCCATATATCTGAGCTGCCCTGTCGTCACCCAGGACATCCCGCCCTCCTTGTCCTCCCTGTTGGTCTCTCCAAAAGATGCTGCATCTCTACCCACCACAAAAGCTGTGTGAGCTGTCCTTCCCACCTCAGCTCTTATTCCACCAACACCACAGCTTTGTTATGGCACACGGGGCTCCTGCTGTCTGTGCCCCCGGCTGCGGGCTCTGGTGCCCATTTGGGCTGCGGTACCTCAGATGTGGCATCAGCGCCAAGGGCAGATTTGTCACATGGAAAGCTGGTACCAAGAGATTGGGCTCCTTGTGTGGCAAAgctttgcttcagagcagaGGCATGCCGGAGTGGACGGCAGGTGGCAACTTAATGAGGAATGAGGTTCCCACAGAGAGAGCAAATCTGCAGTCCCCAAGGCCAGGGAGAAACAggcctgggctgtgcagccctggcaggagaggGCTTTGCTGTCCCAGGTGACTCTGCAGCACCGTGGGGGCTGTGACGGAGGCGAAGCCCATCTCCAACGACAAGcggctgctgctgagaaagtcACTGGGGAGGACGTCATGCTGGGGGCTGACTGGTtagagagcagctctgcagagaagaaacctGGGGTCCCAGAGGACAACAATCTGAGCATGAGCCATCAATGCACCCCCACAGcaaaggccaacagcctcctgggctgcatcaggaAAAGCATTGCTGACATATTGAGGGAGGTGACCCTCGCCttctcctcagcactggtgaggccatacctggagtgctgtgtccagtgctgggcccCCAAGTACAAGAAAGTCGTTTGACCTGATAAAGCAAGTCCATCAAAGGACCCCAAAGCTGGTGTAAGGGACTCTAGCATCCTTCacaggaggaaaggctgagagatctGGGAATATtcattctggagaagaaaaagctaagGGGAGGGGTTAttaatgtgtataaatacccGGGAGAGCATGAAGATGAGGGAGCCAAAGTCTTCTCAGTAGATCCCAGTGGCAAGACAAGGGGGAACGGACACAGCTAAAACTACACAAAATTCCATCTGaatgcaagaaaacactttttgactgtgagggtggtcaaacactggaacaggttgtccagaggggtggtggagtctccatccatggagataTTCCAAAACCACCTAGACAAGGTCCCGAGCAATTTGCCATCACTGACCCTGCCTcagaactagatgatctccagaggtcccttccaaccacaatgattctgtgactctttGAGTATGGAGGAGAATAGTaagactgaaagaaatgaacaaCACATAGTCCTGAACAGAAATGCCATGGGATCCCATGGagaggacccacgctggagcagaggagaatTGTGAGAAGGATGGAATGGCAGAGATGTTACGTACTGACCGTAACCCCTCCATTCACCATCCCCACTGCTCCTCTTTGGGTTGGGGTGGGTAGAAGAATTGggaataatggaataatttgagcctgggaaaaaggaGTGGTCTGGAGGAATGGTCTTTAAGATTTTTGTCATAGTTTCTAACTCACTAAATCTTTTTTAATTGTCAGTAAATTAAATTGACCTTCCCCAAGTCAACTCTTCTTTGCCCATGATAGTAATGACTAAGTGAACTCCCTTTTTGACCTTGGCCCatgatgttttctgtcttatttgCTCCCCTTCTCCCTTTGAGTACGAAGAGTGGGTGAGCAGCCAGGTGGGTGTCTGGCTGCTGGCCAAAGTTAACCCACTACAGGACAGGATTGGGACTGCTGTATCAAGTAGGGAGCTCTCTGGCACAAAAAAGACCCTGACAGACTGGGGCGAGTCCTGCAGAGGCCAGAAGGGTGATTGGGGCCTGGAGCACATTATgtgcaaggagaggctgagagagctggggttttgAGAAATCCCTCAGAGCCAAACACTGGAGCAAAGACTGAGGACGATTGGTGGGATCTCAGTCAATGGAGTTTTTCAAAATTCGTAGAGACAAGGCATGAGCACCTGATCTAGCTGGAGCTCTCTGGGAATGGGCTTGGCTGAGAGACCAGCTGTGGCACGAGCTCTGGGACTTGGCATGTAATGAGAGTCAGTAGGAAAccagtttcctttttcctaatAATGGTGGTTGAGTTGGGTATCACTGAGCCCCGAAGGAGGACAGAGGTGACCATGAAGCAAAGGTCCCCTCCTCAGGGCTAGCGTGTATGGCCAGAGATGGAAATGATGGAAATGACCAGTGTGTGGGTCTGGTCTGGGACAATTTCCCTGGGGCAGCTTCCCTGGGGTGTCCAGGGAACTTGACACCGATGGGGACCCTCTCTTTTGCACCTATGGTGCCTTGCTTCCTTCACCGTGTCACCTTGCTCTGCACCATGAGCACCCTGCTCTGTGCCCCaccctgcacactcacacagctTAGCTCTACACCGGCATTGTCCTCTCCTGAGCAcactccagcccagcccaatccctccccagctctccccactCCCCTAGCCCCATGGCAGTGCTGACCGCAGAGTGCTGCAGTGCTCTGAGCACTTTACACTTTACCTTTGGGTGACACTATCCTGGACACGCTCTCACTTTGGGGAGCTCCATTCTCTTCCCACGCTAGGCACAGGCTGTCCATGGAGATCCCCCAGGCTCTCCAGGTGGCTCGGGATTCCTCTCTTGAAGGACATCGGCTGCCATGTCCCATGTGGGAGAGACCTGGGTACGTACTTCAGTGAGCAGTCACCAGCTCTATCACCACTAGACACCAATAGCTGAATGTTAAATCCAACCTCCATCTCTAAGAGGTCACAACATGACAATGAGCTTCTTGCCCCTGAACCCAGAGAGTAAAGGGCCCTTTCTGGGACGCAATTCCTTGGATCTGTTCCTGACACCAAGTTTTGAGGAGGAGCCCAGCCATCAGGCAGTACATGGGGAGATCCCTTTTTATTACCGAGATGCTGTTGCGTTAAAGGGCAAAGGaatttggcagaaaagaaaccccgctgcgttccagcttgtcctcaggtatcagaggggctgggggcagctgggcttagattctgagtgatgcccaattcagTGTTACAAACCTGGTCGTGTTCAAtatattgaactctcacgattacggatgcactcgtaacaccatacactttcagtctagttgcactccatgaactagcacagccacacttaaggaatttggttgCATTTAATGAGAAGTCACtcggctagattaatgaatagtgcagtttattgaagcaacagatgcacaagttcttttggattgccggtgatagaattACTGCCcgcaaagcatgtgcacataccaagaagatgagtaatatagcctggctacaaatgcaTTAAGTTACAgaacaactctatagagatttctgtCTGCCGGGGAAGCACTCGGAACAACCAAGTGTTCAgatcttacccaaaggtgtcCCTGTTACGGGTTaagagaggctcagcctgtCGACTGACCCCAagtgtcaaaggtggtctgtgTCCCGgtcatccctcctctcttaagccattttatactattttcacatttcaggTGGAGTTTGAGTGACACTAGTCATACGTATCTTTGTTGTAAgtggtgtaaaagtttcttgctttgcttttaaaggtatagactagCAAAAtttcagagcgcaggctcagtgaggggtggtcgcaccttggaggcgggtagcttttgggatggaggtgtgtttcggtattataatgagattataatgagcaaagttcacccaaagaatagcattttgtcaaaaaatgacagactgttggtCCATTTCAAGGAAAATCAATGCACATTTATCAAATTCTAATATAGTTCACTACACACCAgtacacacactaaataggttattgtatacTTGAAAGGTCCttgtacaatagcattgtctttgaccagtTGCGTATCCTAATTATCAGGATGAGTCTCCACCTCCatgttccatagtaccttccagttcccatcttatcacagagcctggccgcggtgtcttcactccgctccaccctccgtgcagtttctcttagagtcagcacaccaagctcccctggtgttgccaacacctaaggttgcctgGGGAGCTTCTGTGGAATGGAACCCTTCTGTAACTGCCATACTCCACCCCAAAGTtccttcaatgctgtacctttccttaaaatgcaaatataaatttaatttcgaagtcacctccagcaataattccacagatGCTAGGGGGGGTCTCAGCTCTGACTCAGTGTTAGACACATTTTTATATGGGTTCCAGGTGAGATATTGTAGGTTCATGCTTTGGGTGAAGTGAAGGAAATCCAAATATTTCTCTAGGATTATTAAATTCACAAATAACGTTATCACTATTGataagaaaaaccaaaaaatacaaagaaaaaacaaccaaaaaaaccacaaaagcatGGGCCTGGTATGTGATACTTTGGGATTCATTTGTGAAGAGAGTTTGGAAGTTTATCAGTATTGAAAAACATCCATGCAAACACTTTCCTAATGGCATTCTTGAACTCCTGGTTCCTCAcgctgtagatgagggggttcactgctggaggcaccaccgagtagAGAACTGCCAGCACCAGGTCCaaagatggggaggagatggagggcgGCTTCACATAGGCAAATATGCCGGTGCTGGTAAGGAGGGAGACCACgaccaggtgagggaggcaggtggaaaaggctttgtgccgtccctgctcagaggggatcctcagcacagccctgaagatctgcacataggacagcacaatgaaaacaaaacatccaaaaccaaaaaagacacTAACGACAGTAgccccaacttccctgaggtaggattctgagcaggagagcttgaggatctggggaatttcacagaagaactggtccactgcattgccttggcagagcaGTAGGGAAAATGTGTTGGCCACATGCAGCAGAGcattgagaaacccactgccccaggcagctgctgccatgtggacacaagctctgctgcccaggagggtcccgtagtgcaggggtttgcagatggcaacgtagcggTCGTAGGACATGACTGTAAGAAGGCAGTACTCCCCTAcaatgaagaagagaaagaaaaagatctgagcagcacatcccccataggagatggccctggtgtcccacagggaattggccatggatttggggagagtggtggagatggagcccaggtcaaggagggagaggttgaggaggaagaagtacatgggggtgtggaggtggtggtcgcaggctatggtggtgatgatgaggccattgcccaggagggcagccaggtagatgcccaggaagagccagaagtgcaagagctgcagctcccgtgtgtccgccaatgccaggaggaggaattcGGTGATGGAGCTGCCTTTGGACAGGTGCATGGAGGCCTGtccaagaaggaaaagacacaGAGAAGTCAGGACAGGGTCTCTGAGCAAAGCCCTCTCCATTTCTCATAGACAGCCTGCACACACATTGAGTGTCTCCTTCTCAGGATGACACACTTGCAGCTCCCTGCCTtgagctctgctctgtgctgggtgAGCGCACTAACTCTGAGGACTCAGCCCTGCTCTACAGAAGTGGACACCTGGAGGCTGCAAACAGCTCATGGTTTGGGGATGGCTCCTGCAGACGGACGCTCTGAGGCGAGAGAAGAGGATTTGTAGCAGTGACTATCTGGGAATACTCTCCAAGCCCTATAGTGAAAAATGACATTGGGACCTGTGCTCATCTGCCCCTGAGAGACAAGATCCCCGTGAGGGATTCATCTCCTTCACCTTCACCCTCTCGCACAGCCAAGAGTCAGTAACGACTGAGAAAGACCCTTTCTCACCTCAGTCTGTCACCTGTACTGCATCTCCAGGCATAGTAGTATGAGTGAGGGGGGTGGAGGGTGAGGAAACAGCACTGTCACTATGAACACCTCCTCACCTAGGTGAAGTGCGCCCATCACACAGAAGGGCTGCTCCGTAGCTTCATAGCCCATTCTTCAGAAGATGGGCTGCAACACCGGGTCAGTCATTGCATACTGGTGCAATTACGTAGGTTTCAGATGTTCCCATCACACTGGGAGCATGTTTTTTGAAGGGGTAGAAAGCCTTGGCTTTTCCACTGCTCTCAGAATAAACACTGGTGAATACACTAGTGAGTCCCAAGAGATGGAAGGACGCCCTGCGCCTCACTGCAGAGTCTGGAGAGATGACTTGTCTGGATGTTTGGGAGGGTGGGAGGTTGTGGGTTCCAAGGGAGATCCCCaagc
This window of the Gavia stellata isolate bGavSte3 chromosome 34, bGavSte3.hap2, whole genome shotgun sequence genome carries:
- the LOC132320212 gene encoding olfactory receptor 14A16-like — translated: MHLSKGSSITEFLLLALADTRELQLLHFWLFLGIYLAALLGNGLIITTIACDHHLHTPMYFFLLNLSLLDLGSISTTLPKSMANSLWDTRAISYGGCAAQIFFFLFFIVGEYCLLTVMSYDRYVAICKPLHYGTLLGSRACVHMAAAAWGSGFLNALLHVANTFSLLLCQGNAVDQFFCEIPQILKLSCSESYLREVGATVVSVFFGFGCFVFIVLSYVQIFRAVLRIPSEQGRHKAFSTCLPHLVVVSLLTSTGIFAYVKPPSISSPSLDLVLAVLYSVVPPAVNPLIYSVRNQEFKNAIRKVFAWMFFNTDKLPNSLHK